Within the Miscanthus floridulus cultivar M001 chromosome 17, ASM1932011v1, whole genome shotgun sequence genome, the region TATATGTGAAATTGCATGTCTGGAATGCAAGAAaacagaaaaaacaaaaaaaaattccagctttgccgagtgccagcactCGGTAAAGCTGGGCATTTTTCCCAGCagagcccagctttgccgagtgctggcgtggcactcggcaaagtgaccaaacctatgccgagtgccagcactcggcaaagaatttttcaaaaaaaaatgccgagtgcctgacacgtcagcactcggcgaagattttttcaaaaaaaaaattcctttgccgagtgcctgacacgtcgacactcggcaaagggtgccgTCAAGTTGACGGCGCCcgttacctttgccgagtgctggtgtggcactcggcaaatcctttgccgagtgcctgccacgtggcactcggcaaagattcctTTGCCgaccacttctttgccgagtgggctttgccgagagccgcactcggcaaagcctttgccgacggcaaaggttcctttgccgagtgcggccggcactcggcaaaggaggtgGATCCAGTAGTGTATACTCGATCGTAGAAGAAACTTCATCGAACTATCTGATCCCTGGATAAACGGTGGCATCAAAGTGCTGAAAGAGTGAAAGCTCTCCCTGCATGCGAATTGATTGGTCATAGAGTTAGACAGTGGTACGGTACCCACCACCATAAAACTTCCGGAGACCGGTGATACTGCTACTCCTGCCTGTGCCCTACATGGTGCATACTCACAACTGTCCTGAGAGTGAAGTCGGCCGGTACGGTACGTGTAAGCCGGTATGAAGGTATCCAGGACACTCACTAGTCACTACATACATTTCTTCGCTTGTACGATAAGGAGCAAGCGGTTTTTTCCTAACATGTACCGTGTGTACAAACATACCGTGTCAGACCATATTTAGTCTTTACGAACTCCTACTTATGAACGTAGTGACATGAACAGCTAGCGCCTAGCAGCTTGCGGTACGCGATTCACAAGTGtttctgaagatagctcagtaaCTCAGGACTACACACCATGCATAGAAAGCACTGGAGTGGAGTGAGTGCCTTTGCTTCAGACGAAATCTATCAGACGTCGATGCCTCGGCGTCAGGACATGCATGTCCTGGCCTGCAGGTGGCCCTTGCACTTGTCATGTGACATTACATGCATTTACCGGTGGCCGCTCTGTGCAGTGCAGTGCCAGTGCACAGGCGTCGTCAGGGCTTTGGCAAAGCAGGTAGGAGTAGAGGTAGAGCACATCGTCATCACATCGAGGGGccgggtggcggtggtggcgaggGCATGTACTGGTAGCTTAGCATAGCATTGCATCCAATAGGGGTGTGTTTGTTCGAGGATAAGGGTGGATAGCATACGACCCCGTTCATAGATTTCGGGATATGGCTACGTTGTCTGGTTAGATGGATGGGGCGAGTTGTTTTTCTGTTTGGTTGAATGGATGAGATTGCATGGGACGAGAATACTTgactaattatatctattatttaaaaatgATAACAACTAATTATACCCTAATAAATATGCACAGACACTAATCTTGTCATTATAATcactaattaaaaataaaatatgttaattaCCACTATACTACTCTAATTGTCACACAAAACATGCGCTAATCAACATGTGGATATCATTGTCCGCTAAATTTTTGAGGGCCAGGATATCCGACATCTACCTAGAATATTCCCTATTATGGATATCCAGATTCAGTCTATTCATTCAACCAAAACACCCGGTATCATGAATATCCATGTCCCATAAATATCTATggaaacaaacacacatgggTAAATTCGAAGCTTTCGGTGGTCAGGTACGCACCGGTCGATCCGTCCCAAAAATGGGCCCAAACGAGGAGGATCAATCCAACAGCGCCGGACCAAACCCTTTTTTACAGCAAAGAAGTGGTTAGAATTGGATCCAATGCTCTCTGGCCGTGGCCGGCCTGCAACCATATCCAAACCCTACATGCCATGGCACACCACGCTGCTGCTACATGTACAGGATGTCGGTATATATTACTTTCCCTGCTCATGTTCAACTGCCTGGCATGTGGGCCCTGTCAATACATCCCAGTAGTCACACTGTGCGATGCTTCTTCTTTTTTCCCTTGTGGGGCTTTGTTTAGATTggagttaggaatcagtattttggcactgtagcactttcgtttgtatttaataattattatccaatcatgacctaactatgctcaaaagattcgtctcgtaatttacaattaaactgtgtaattagttatttttttatctatatttaatactccatgtatgtgtccaaagatttgatatgatgaagagagagtgaaaaaacttgcaatctaaacaagcctGGGTAAAAGAAGGCCGAGCCATACGTGCTGAGCAAAGCAAAGGGAAGAACTTGAccattcagttttttttttttttagagtGAGCATGAGAGGTGTGGGACTGGTTTACTTGTCAAACTGTGGATGTGCAAAGTTGGTAAAAATACTGTAGtgacactgtagcatttcgtttgtatttggtaataattattcaaccgttgactaattaggctcaaaatgttcgtctcgcaaagtacgaccaaactatgtaattagtttttaattttgtCTACTTTTAGTATTCCGTGCATATACCGTAAGTttaatgtgacggaaaatcttttttttttttgtagtgcCAACTGGGATTCCGTGCATATACGGTAAGTCTGAGAGGAACCCCTTGTTTTTGCAGTGCGAGATTCCGACGATCACGTGCGCCTTTTTCACCCTACTGCTGGTTAGCAGGAGTAGTGCTCCGTACTTGGTTTGGTTGCACACACCACACTCACACTCACGCAGTCACGCTTGTGAGTTGTGCGACTTTTTTGTGAGCTGTGAGTTGTGACAGTTTGCGCGCACCTCTGCCTCCTTATCATAACAGCGCGCGATCGATTCAGCACTGAGAGCGAATCATCTTGCTCGCCGAAATGCAGACAAGATTGGGATTCACATAAACAAGTAGAGAAGTCTCACACTAGCTTTGAAGTTTGAACTTAAAACTACTTGTTTACTCTTCCTCTGAGAGCTCTCCATTAGGCCAATCTTAATTGGATTTTCAAAAGAGTTTCATTCTCATTTAATGCTGTAACACATCAGCAAATTTGCTGAGTTGGCAGGTTAATTACGAAGAGAGAAATATAGAGAGTTTCATAGAGTTTCATCTAAATAAAACCCGCTGTCACAGTTACCAACACAAAAGCTGATGTGACAGTCTTGGTAACGGTACGACGAAACTCTCCACTTATACAAAtcaaaaggatgctaagaaaGAGAGGAAATTAGAAAGAGTAAGAAAAAAAACAACTCCCTAGAATTATTTTTCTAAGGTGTCAGAAACTCAAAAATCCGAGAAGAGTCTTAAGAAAAAAAAGGCTTAAAAAAGAAGATGAGAAATCGAGAGAGAAACAAAAAACAAAGATTCCGGAAAAAAGACTGCCTAATGAAAATGTAAAAAGAAAAACTGGAGAAAAAACTCCTAAAAAGGATCAGTTTTTGGTTTTGCTGAATTATTCCTGGGCTGGGCTATTGGACCAACTCTAGAGCGAGCAGAGACCAGACGATGACGTTCCTAGATGAGCTGACGGAAGTCCGGCCCTATGAGGTGGTTGTGGATCAAGAAGTCGTCGCCGATGAGCGGCCCCGCCGGCCCGTCGAACATCAGCGGGGGCGGCGCGTGCATCAAGGCCCCGCCGCCACCGGCGCCGCCGACGTGGGCGAGCGCCCCCTGCGGCGGCTGCGGCTGGTACTGgtggtgcgggtgcgggtgcAGGTGCGCCTCCTTCTGGCGGCGCAGCTCCAGCACCTTCCGGTGGGAGTTGGAGTGCTTCGACACCACGAAGGTCGGGCTCGCCGCCGGGCGGTACTCCGGCACGAGGCGGCCCGACTTGTACCGCACGCCGCACGCGTTGCACAGCGTCTTGGGGCCCAACGGCCCCGTCCTCCACTGAGGCGTCTTGTCGGTCTCGCAGTGCAGGCACCGCCTCCCCTCCCCCGCGGCCGCCACCGAcgcagcagccgcagccgcagccgcggcGGCGTTGTTTGGCACCGGCGTCGTCGGCGCCTCCTTCTTCTTCGCAGACTTCGACGGCTTCTTGGCCGGGAAAGCCGGCGCCGCGGTGCCGGACTCGGACGGCGAGATGGCCGCGGACGCCGGGGACGGCGGCGACGCCGGAGGTGGCGGGAGCACGAGCAGGCGGGAGGCCCAGCTGCATGGCACGATGCGCGACCGCTTGCTGCGCGCCTTGCCTGGCACGGGCGCCTCCGGTGGCAACACGCCGCCGGCTGGCTGTGCCTGctgtgcggcggcggcgaccgcaGGAGCAGGAGCGGGCGCCGTGGCGGTGCCGGTGCCAGCCGGCGGAATGCCGGTGATGAGCTGCAGCTTCTTGAGGTCCTCCGTGGGGAAGTTGTCCTCGCCCATGTAGTTGGACAGCCATTCCAGCTCCGCCAGTTGGTCGTACTGCGCAGGGGTTCATCAGAGCAAGAAAAATAAGTTAGCAATGGCGCCGTTAAAAGTCAATGAATCAGTTGAGCACCAGACTATTTTCGGGTGCCTGCAGAGTGCAGTGGCCAGCGTTTAGGACGCCGCTATTTTTGGGCTGCTGCAGGTCGCATCAGTTACTTACTATTCACGGGGCGTTTGCCCCCCATTGAAGGAGAACTTTAATGGGTGCCAGTGGTGGAAGTCGGACGGGTTATCGGAACCGTTAATTCTTCGAAGAAACGCGTAAAGAAATCGAGCAGTTCGCCGGAATTCATGGAAGAAAAGACGAAAACTACAACGCGAGGCGAGGAATTTACCGGCTCGCACAACCCGCCGGAGAAGTCCCCGTCGGCGAGTCCGGAAACGGAGAGGGAATTGCTGCAGCTGTCCAGCGCAGTCGTCACCGCCGACGAGTCGTTCGACGCGTTACCGGCGGCACCCTCCTCCCCGCCGGCGCCACAAGCCCGGCCCAACACCGCAGCCTGCTGCTGCTTActcccgtccccatccccatcgcctaccaccaccgcctcctgcgcctcctcctcgtcgtcgcacGGCAGGTCGAGGAGGTCGTCGACGAGGAAGAGGTCCGCCTCCTTCCTGACCCTCCCGCCGCCCGCGCACTCGGCCGAAACCTCCATTCCACCGCAGAGAATTCGTCTTTTGTTCCcttcctcctctccctcccctccgcTTATTTCTGTCCTGATTTTTTCTGCGTGCGTAGAGAGGCTGGCGGAAataacaagagagagagagagagtagggtTTAATTGGGACGCATCCGTGGCGTTGGAGAGCGGAgtggaggaggacgacgaggggAGGGAGGTCAGCAGAGATGAACGGTTCTTAAGGAGTAAATAAAGGCTAAAGCCACAGCCACTCCCTCCATGGCTGGAAACGAGTACTACAGGCAGCTTTAATGGCCTGTTAAAAAATGAGATATATCTCTTTTTATAGCAGTAAAAAATATCCAGATATTAATGGGTAGTAAAAAGTAGGGCAGAAGAAAAATCAATACTTGGAGTACATATTTGGAGGCTTCACAGTCAAAGTCGGGCGATGACAACTGTAGTGGTGCTGCTCAACAGAAGAGAAAAACAAGGAGAAATTGATGGCAGATGGAAGGAATGAGTTTCCTCGATTTGTTGTGTTTACTATTTACCACGTGGGTAATTGTTGCAATGCGGTGAGTTTTCTCGTACTCTGCTGCAAGTAAAATCTCCTATCACACAACGGCTACTGGGACAATACTATCAACATGCATGGTTTGTGAGTACGACAATTTTTAATTTAAATATGACATTTTAACAAGCAaatgtttataaaaaatatgataTCTTTAAAGGAAAGGTTATATTATAAATAAAAGAACCTTTTACAATGTACCTAGTAGTGGCAGACTTGTGTCGTCAAtctatataattttttttatatcaatggtcaaattttaaaaagtttTGAGTTAGGAGTCTAAATGGATTTATATTTACAAGGGGGTGCAATGGATGACATCAAAGTAGATTCAGTCGACAATTCTCCTGCCTGATTTATTAAAAAAAAGGTATATCTCCTCGGTGACTGATGGAAACTTTATCCATCAGTCATGACTCCTCCCCATCGGACGAGTGGACAGGACAAACAAGGCGAGCGGGTGAGCTGATGTAGATTTCGTGTGTGACGCCGGCGTGCTTGACCTTGACCCGGATGGTGGGCACTGACTTCATGTTGGGCGACGGCTCGTCGTTGGCCGCCCCATGCTGTCGCCCCTCTTCTGCACGAGCGTCCCTCCGGGCCGTACCGCCCATACCTCCTTCGCCGGCACCTTGCCGCCATTccctccaccgccgccggctGCAGCCACAGTCGCCAGCGCCTCCTACGTCGACCCCAAATTCACCGGTGCGCCCTTCCTGCTCTTGGGATTCGCCCCCTAGCTTGCTCACCGCCTCTTGCTCGCTCCCTCCCCCTTCGCTTCGCGTATTGCAACGAACTTGGTTGCCAGCCGGACCTCCTCGGCAATGGCGCGAACCAAAGCCCAGCTAGCTAGCCAAACGGCCGGCGAACACGATGGCAGGTGGGCAACGGGGATTGGAGGGAGAAGCCAAGGAAGAAGAACGACGGACGGAACGGACGGATGGATGGACAGCGAATACCCAAGAGGAGGAAAAAATCGGACGAAGGAGGGAGGTGCCTGATGGATTCATAGGATAGCAGGCAACTGCCATCAAGTAAACCTGTTAAAAAACATAGGTTCAAACATATATATGCGCTTTGCAATGATGACCCTGTTGGCTTCGTTGAAAAGCCAGGTTGAAATAAACCAAAATGACTCACTAGATATTTTTAGCGCGCACACACCTAGGTTTTTAAATAACGATAGGAAAAAAGCAATCCTATGTTTACAGGAGTATCTCATATAGATTTTTTCCCCgaaaaaaaaaatagattttCTTTCTAAACAACTATATCTCATATAGTTTTACATCTCTCAATTGTGTGCCAGATATGCCGAAGTTGAACAAATTAGTGTATACACAAGTTGATTCTTCTTTTGTGAAACGTTTTCGTGTGCAAGTTTTATGCATATTGAGCATGAGGTACGCTTGATTTCCTCATGTTGGACCATGTATTTGCATTTCGATTGGCATATGTGGGGCTGGTACGGAAATTTGAGCACAGAGCTGAGCTATTGTGCCTGCGCACTCGAGAGGGGAGCACTATCATATAAAAGTAGCATCACATGCTGGATCATCATAGC harbors:
- the LOC136517641 gene encoding GATA transcription factor 12-like; the encoded protein is MEVSAECAGGGRVRKEADLFLVDDLLDLPCDDEEEAQEAVVVGDGDGDGSKQQQAAVLGRACGAGGEEGAAGNASNDSSAVTTALDSCSNSLSVSGLADGDFSGGLCEPYDQLAELEWLSNYMGEDNFPTEDLKKLQLITGIPPAGTGTATAPAPAPAVAAAAQQAQPAGGVLPPEAPVPGKARSKRSRIVPCSWASRLLVLPPPPASPPSPASAAISPSESGTAAPAFPAKKPSKSAKKKEAPTTPVPNNAAAAAAAAAASVAAAGEGRRCLHCETDKTPQWRTGPLGPKTLCNACGVRYKSGRLVPEYRPAASPTFVVSKHSNSHRKVLELRRQKEAHLHPHPHHQYQPQPPQGALAHVGGAGGGGALMHAPPPLMFDGPAGPLIGDDFLIHNHLIGPDFRQLI